The Eurosta solidaginis isolate ZX-2024a chromosome 4, ASM4086904v1, whole genome shotgun sequence genome includes a window with the following:
- the LOC137249461 gene encoding transcription factor 15 isoform X1, which translates to MEFEIYNTYQLPLNMLCETQNVSPAHSDISNSSEPEKPRKEVNARERNRTQRFVNSAFTTLRSLIPTEPCDRKLSKIEILRLAKSYIAHLNAVIITGNNEKPCANYSSPHQCEIVNSTDVARSSICTFCATLSGNKS; encoded by the exons atggaGTTTGAAATATATAACACCTACCAACTCCCATTAAATATGTTGTGTGAAACACAAAATGTTAGTCCTGCTCACTCGGATATCTCCAATTCTAGTGAACCAGAAAAGCCAAGAAAGGAAGTGAATGCACGTGAAAGAAATCGCACACAAAGGTt CGTCAATTCTGCTTTTACAACATTACGCAGTTTAATACCAACAGAACCGTGTGATCGTAAACTATCGAAGATTGAAATATTGCGTTTAGCTAAAAGTTACATAGCGCATTTGAATGCGGTCATTATAACGG GTAACAATGAGAAACCGTGTGCCAACTATTCCAGCCCTCATCAATGTGAAATTGTGAACTCTACGGATGTAGCAAGATCAAGTATTTGTACGTTTTGCGCAACGCTTAGTGGAAATAAAAGTTAA
- the LOC137249461 gene encoding transcription factor 15 isoform X2 has protein sequence MEFEIYNTYQLPLNMLCETQNVSPAHSDISNSSEPEKPRKEVNARERNRTQSVNSAFTTLRSLIPTEPCDRKLSKIEILRLAKSYIAHLNAVIITGNNEKPCANYSSPHQCEIVNSTDVARSSICTFCATLSGNKS, from the exons atggaGTTTGAAATATATAACACCTACCAACTCCCATTAAATATGTTGTGTGAAACACAAAATGTTAGTCCTGCTCACTCGGATATCTCCAATTCTAGTGAACCAGAAAAGCCAAGAAAGGAAGTGAATGCACGTGAAAGAAATCGCACACAAAG CGTCAATTCTGCTTTTACAACATTACGCAGTTTAATACCAACAGAACCGTGTGATCGTAAACTATCGAAGATTGAAATATTGCGTTTAGCTAAAAGTTACATAGCGCATTTGAATGCGGTCATTATAACGG GTAACAATGAGAAACCGTGTGCCAACTATTCCAGCCCTCATCAATGTGAAATTGTGAACTCTACGGATGTAGCAAGATCAAGTATTTGTACGTTTTGCGCAACGCTTAGTGGAAATAAAAGTTAA